CACCACTTCGCCGTCGACTTCGATGAACGAATCCTCGCTCATGTCGACGATCATGTCGACGTGAACTGCGGAGTCGTTGGCCTCGTTGCCCTCGCCGACGGTATCGTCGTAGGCGCGGCCGACGGCCATGTGGACGGTGTCGCCCATCTTCTCGTCGAACAGCATGTTGTAGGTAAACCGGTCGATGTCGCGGTTCATCCCGATCCCGAGTTCGCCCAGTCGGCGGGCGCCCGCGTCGGTCTCGAGCACCTCCGTCAGGACGTCCTCGTTCTTCGCGGCCGAGTGGGAGACGACCTCGCCGCCCTCGAACTCGAGGGAGACGTTCGTGATCTCCCGTCCCTGGTGGTACAGCGGCATGTCGAACAGCACCTCGCCCTCGACGGAGTCGGGTTCGGGTGCGGTGAAGACCTCGCCGCCGGGGAGGTTGTGCTCGCCGTAGTCGTTGAGCGTCGGGTTGCCGTCGATCGACATCGTGACGTCCGTGGTGTCGCCGCTAACGATCCGGATCTCCTCGGCGGGATTCATGATCTCGACCATGTTCGACTGGTGGTCGCGCTGTTCGTCCCAGTCCTTGTTGACGGCGTCCCAGACGAAGTTCTCGTAGCCCTCCGTGCTCATCTCCGCGAGCTGGGCGTTCGCCGGCGCCGGGTACTGAGTGAGACACCAGCGCGTCGAGAGCCGCTCCTCGAGGATGGGTTGGTGAGCCTGCTGGTAGGCCGCCTGCGTCTCGGGCTCGACGTCGCTGGTCTGGGTGACGTTGTCGCTCGCCCGGATGGCGATGTAGACGTCGGTGTTTTCGATGAGCGCGAGTTCGTGCTCGGGCGTCTCGAAATCGGGGTCGGCCGCCCGGAGGTAGGCGCGCTGCTGGCGCTTCCCGGTTCGCTGGCTGGTCGTGATCGGGTTGGCGCCGTGGTCGCCGATCACCTCGTGGAGGGCGACGACCAGGTCCTCGGCGACGGGGTGTGCGTCGACGACGACGTTATCCCCCACCTGGAGGTCGACGGAGTGGTTCGCGATGATCTCGGCGTGTTCCCGGATACGTGCGTCCATGTGACGCAAATTCTGCCACGGTGGTCATACCGTTTTCGAATCGAAATCCCCCGCCGCCGGTCAGTCGTCCCGGTTCGCCAGGAAGACGCCGAGGTAGATCGACGCCACCGCGCAGGCGACGCCGACGAGAAACGCGATCGTAAACGGCGACTCGAGCGAGAACGCGGCCGCTTCCCCCGTCGCCCAGCCGACGAATCCGGTCACGAGGAGGACGACCGCCGCGAGTCGCAGGACGGTGATGAGTTGCTGTGCGTGCACACTCGGTCCGTGGCGTTCCTCAGACACGTCGTTCTACCGCCTCCGCCTCGACCAGTTCCCGGACGAACGAGACCGACGCCGCCGTCAGCACGAGCGCGAGCGGGACGGCAGCGAGCAGCGCGAGCAGAAATCCGACGCCCCCGGCGCTGACGAACAGCGAGAGGACGAGCGAACTGACGACCGCGACGCCGACGTGCCAGAGCGCGAACGTGAGGTACGCGCGTTCGCCGACCGCGAACCCGTAGGACCGTCGGAACGCCTCGAGCACACCGTCGTCCGCGACGACGAAGAGGAACGGCGCGGCGTAGAAGAGATAGGCCAGCAGGATGAGCGCAGGGAATGCCAGCAGGAGCACGGCCGGCGAGAGTAGCACGAACGGCACGAGCGCTGCCACCGCGCCGTAGACGAGGAGATTGTACGCGAAAAAGCGCGGTCCGTACGCCGTCGCACACGTCGGGACGGCCGCAGGTTCGCCGCGGAGGCGTCGATCGAGTCCGCCGACGTAGACGGCCGCGAGTACCGCCGCGACCGCGGCGTAGGCGACGAGAACGAACGCGACCCAGCCCATCGTCTCGAGCCCGGCTCCCTCGAGCGGAAGGACGACAGTTTCGAGGGGCGTGTCGACGGTCAGATCGAACTGTCCGCCGGCCGAACCCGTCGATCCGCGGGATTCGTCCCCGGTCGGGAACGAATTCGGAGCCGAATCGTGTCCTCCGACTCCGCCGGCCGGCTCGGGCGGATCAGCGAACGTCCAGAGGTCGAGCAACGGCGTCGGCAGGGCGAACTCCAGATTGATCGAC
This DNA window, taken from Natronococcus sp. CG52, encodes the following:
- a CDS encoding aminopeptidase — its product is MDARIREHAEIIANHSVDLQVGDNVVVDAHPVAEDLVVALHEVIGDHGANPITTSQRTGKRQQRAYLRAADPDFETPEHELALIENTDVYIAIRASDNVTQTSDVEPETQAAYQQAHQPILEERLSTRWCLTQYPAPANAQLAEMSTEGYENFVWDAVNKDWDEQRDHQSNMVEIMNPAEEIRIVSGDTTDVTMSIDGNPTLNDYGEHNLPGGEVFTAPEPDSVEGEVLFDMPLYHQGREITNVSLEFEGGEVVSHSAAKNEDVLTEVLETDAGARRLGELGIGMNRDIDRFTYNMLFDEKMGDTVHMAVGRAYDDTVGEGNEANDSAVHVDMIVDMSEDSFIEVDGEVVQRNGTFRFEDGFEE